The Henckelia pumila isolate YLH828 unplaced genomic scaffold, ASM3356847v2 CTG_461:::fragment_3, whole genome shotgun sequence genome window below encodes:
- the LOC140872219 gene encoding photosynthetic NDH subunit of subcomplex B 3, chloroplastic-like, translated as MAAMSSFTMSLRPPEFSFTVTSHRSSATLILGRRSSPFAASVVSPETSASPPEVPEIQLEFIGPNAGAEGGEYPVDRAAAVSGEKLLRNIMLDNKIELYAAYGKVMNCGGGGSCGTCIVEIIDGKELLNERTNTEVRYLKKKPESWRLACQTIVGNKENSGKVIVQRLPQWKK; from the exons ATGGCTGCCATGAGTTCCTTCACCATGTCGCTCAGGCCCCCGGAATTTTCCTTCACAGTTACTAGCCACCGAAGCTCCGCCACATTGATTCTCGGGAGGAGATCATCACCATTCGCGGCATCCGTTGTTTCACCGGAGACGTCCGCTTCCCCACCGGAAGTACCCGAGATTCAGCTAGAATTCATCGGG CCCAATGCAGGAGCAGAAGGGGGGGAGTATCCGGTGGATAGAGCTGCGGCCGTAAGTGGAGAGAAGCTGCTTAGAAACATCATGTTGGATAACAAGATTGAGCTCTATGCGGCGTAC GGTAAAGTGATGAACTGTGGAGGTGGTGGAAGTTGTGGGACTTGCATAGTGGAG ATCATTGATGGAAAGGAGCTTCTCAACGAGAGAACAAATACAGAAGTTCGATATCTTAAAAAG AAACCTGAGTCTTGGAGATTGGCTTGCCAAACTATAGTTGGAAACAAAGAAAATTCTGGGAAG GTAATAGTTCAAAGGCTGCCCCAGTGGAAAAAATAG
- the LOC140871905 gene encoding uncharacterized protein, whose amino-acid sequence MVGGGNRRDDGSFIGNNTNGFAALENLRRKKKSDKEKVSSKGANKLKLKEVSDEKPQVFWAPAPLTVKSWADVEDEEDDDYYATTAPPQAIWAGSGLSQAKESEALNPVEESESEDELLDEGDDDIEDDHDYQEEVQDQPEPIMQKPVEVPSVPKETERQLSKKERRKKELAELDAILADFGVDTKQKAEEESSDVSKQMKEGELSGDVEAKGPAPSESKTSKKKKKKDKVPKDEKEPQDLPKCPVVPDRQEQEETAEAVQLVEDAAAVDVKDRLKKVLSKKKKSSKEMDAATRTAAVEAAARSARLAAAKKKEKNHFNQQPTR is encoded by the exons ATGGTAGGAGGTGGGAACAGGAGGGACGATGGGTCGTTCATAGGAAACAACACAAATGGGTTTGCGGCGCTGGAAAACCTTAGGAGGAAGAAGAAGTCTGACAAAGAGAAGGTATCATCTAAGGGTGCTAACAAACTGAAATTGAAAGAAGTTTCTGACGAGAAGCCGCAAGTATTTTGGGCTCCCGCAcctttgactgtgaaatcatgGGCTGACGTggaagatgaagaagatgatgattaCTATGCGACCACTGCTCCGCCACAGGCAATCTGGGCCGGTTCTGGTTTGAGTCAAGCTAAAGAGTCCGAAGCACTTAATCCCGTGGAG GAAAGCGAAAGTGAAGATGAACTTCTTGATGAGGGTGATGATGacatagaagatgatcatgattATCAAGAAGAGGTACAAGACCAACCAGAGCCAATAATGCAAAAGCCTGTTGAAGTTCCTTCGGTGCCGAAAGAGACAGAAAGACAGCTCTCCAAGAAGGAGAGAAGAAAAAAGGAGCTAGCTGAACTTGACGCTATTTTGGCTGATTTTGGAGTTGACACAAAACAGAAAGCTGAAGAGGAATCATCTG ATGTTAGCAAACAGATGAAAGAGGGAGAGCTGAGTGGAGATGTAGAGGCAAAGGGTCCTGCCCCTTCAGAGTCCAAAActtcaaagaagaagaaaaagaaggatAAGGTTCCAAAAGACGAGAAAGAACCCCAAGATCTACCGAAATGCCCAGTAGTTCCTGATAGGCAAGAACAAGAGGAAACTGCCGAAGCTGTACAACTGGTGGAAGATGCAGCTGCTGTTGATGTAAAAGATCGTTTAAAGAAGGTGTTGTCTAAGAAAAAGAAGTCTAGTAAAGAGATGGATGCAGCTACAAGAACGGCTGCTGTGGAGGCTGCGGCCAGGAGTGCAAGACTTGCTGCCGCTAAGAAGAAAGAGAAGAACCATTTCAACCAGCAGCCAACGAGATAA
- the LOC140872346 gene encoding uncharacterized protein encodes MKGHEAKMARMEDILSLPVQDPPYAEFSAAHINWVKVEGGRQGGDDIAIIPFSRVDDFVKGESSNAQCPANFRVESRRKRNEGSLHKPRVDGYLEYTLYWCSYGPEDYRDVDSNIGENSIMKPSSGKGSRPGRRHMMRGCLCHFTVKRLYPRPLLALVIYNQRYHIDKTGAPCHGILDQEAVGTRAMYAPRISEELRQKVMSMLHVGISLDAIVQNHMEEVQRHGGPLNRDDFLTRNDVRNMERLIRSTSHEFHSNDQSSVKIWVHRHQKHVFHYHENSGSEPFILGIQTDWQLQQMLRCGHNGSVAFHSVFGSKKIKFSLCSLLAFDSSQNAIPVAWVITSCSVGQDVCKWVLPLVERIRGKDPRWRPNAIFVDDPSVDALVIREAFQSRFLLCLWHVRRGWLKSLLKYCNNFNVQKEMFKHLGRILYGTKSGLSTGDTLEEFMQIYVDQSAFIHHFKIKWLPKIELWINCVRTLPVASQEPCASIESYHLRLKSKVLSKLPENSFQRVDFLLHELTTQFHSCYWFEQYTAETGHFKNSRDGFSVMNSWNLAMQIPDVDVLLDEENLEVAKVVSQADRSMVYTVWNPGFEFGICDCSWSMIGNMCKHVIKVAIFCRNCQVARPLLSAQVYRRALLNMLQNLPDDPLVLEHSIAHLTRLQQDIKNLEDLSNNGLLQPLPSSTNSTLADNLQNFPRI; translated from the exons ATGAAGGGTCATGAAGCAAAG ATGGCTAGGATGGAAGACATACTAAGTCTTCCTGTGCAGGATCCTCCGTATGCAGAGTTTTCGGCAGCTCATATAAATTGGGTGAAAGTGGAAGGTGGCCGTCAAGGTGGTGACGATATAGCGATTATTCCTTTTTCTAGAGTGGATGATTTCGTAAAAGGTGAATCAAGTAATGCACAATGCCCAGCTAATTTTCGTGTGGaatcaagaaggaagagaaatGAAGGGAGTCTCCATAAACCCAGGGTCGATGGGTATCTCGAGTACACACT GTATTGGTGCTCTTATGGTCCTGAAGATTACCGGGATGTTGACTCTAATATTGGGGAAAACTCAATAATGAAACCTTCTTCTGGTAAGGGAAGTAGACCTGGGAGACGACACATGATGAGGGGTTGTCTTTGTCATTTTACAGTCAAACGCTTATACCCTCGGCCTCTTCTTGCTCTTGTCATCTACAATCAGAGATATCACATCGATAAAACCGGAGCTCCATGCCACGGAATTCTTGATCAGGAAGCTGTTGGAACAAGGGCAATGTATGCTCCACGAATATCTGAGGAACTACGACAGAAGGTGATGTCCATGCTCCATGTCGGAATATCATTAGATGCAATAGTCCAGAATCACATGGAAGAAGTGCAGAGGCATGGAGGGCCACTCAATAGGGATGATTTCCTCACACGTAATGATGTGCGTAACATGGAAAGGCTTATCCGCTCCACTTCTCATGAATTTCATTCCAATGATCAATCCAGTGTAAAAATATGGGTGCACCGCCACCAGAAACATGTTTTCCACTATCATGAGAACTCAGGTTCAGAGCCTTTCATATTAGGAATACAGACAGACTGGCAGCTGCAGCAGATGCTTCGCTGTGGACATAATGGATCTGTAGCTTTTCATTCAGTGTTTGGTTCTAAGAAAATTAAG TTTTCCCTATGCTCTCTTCTTGCATTTGACTCAAGTCAGAACGCAATCCCTGTTGCCTGGGTGATTACCTCCTGTTCTGTTGGTCAAGATGTTTGCAAGTGGGTATTGCCTCTAGTTGAAAGAATACGGGGTAAGGACCCCAGGTGGAGACCTAATGCAATTTTTGTGGACGATCCCTCTGTAGATGCTTTGGTTATTCG AGAGGCCTTCCAATCCCGATTTCTATTATGCCTCTGGCATGTTCGCCGCGGTTGGCTTAAAAGTTTATTGAAATATTGTAACAATTTCAATGTGCAAAAAGAGATGTTCAAGCACCTAGGCAGGATTTTGTACGGCACAAAAAGTGGGCTGAGCACTGGCGATACTCTTGAAGAGTTCATGCAAATATATGTGGATCAGTCTGCCTTTATAcaccatttcaaaatcaaatggTTACCAAAAATAG AATTGTGGATCAACTGTGTTAGGACTCTCCCGGTGGCCAGCCAAGAGCCTTGTGCATCAATAGAATCTTATCATCTAAGATTAAAGTCTAAAGTGCTGAGCAAACTACCGGAAAATTCTTTTCAGAGGGTCGATTTCTTGTTACATGAGTTAACAACTCAATTTCACTCTTGCTATTGGTTCGAACAATATACAGCTGAAACTGGGCATTTTAAAAACTCGAGGGATGGTTTCAGCGTAATGAACTCTTGGAATCTAGCCATGCAAATCCCTGATGTTGACGTTTTATTGGATGAGGAAAATCTCGAGGTTGCCAAAGTTGTTTCTCAGGCAGATAGAAGCATGGTATATACAGTTTGGAATCCTGGTTTTGAATTCGGAATCTGTGACTGTTCTTGGTCTATGATCGGTAATATGTGTAAGCACGTGATCAAGGTTGCAATCTTCTGTCGAAATTGTCAAGTAGCAAGGCCATTATTATCTGCTCAAGTTTATAGGCGAGCATTGCTTAATATGCTACAGAATCTGCCAGACGATCCTCTGGTTCTTGAACATTCCATTGCACATTTAACACGGTTACAACAAGATATAAAAAACTTGGAggatttgtcaaacaatggaTTGCTTCAGCCATTGCCTTCGAGTACAAACTCGACACTAGCTGATAACCTCCAAAACTTTCCACGAATTTGA
- the LOC140872362 gene encoding cyclin-A2-2, whose amino-acid sequence MRHAVINDENVSFNLREPAARITRARAKVSGSSEGLPPLYPSAKLDGKRFLRKNFKRAAPDNKEPGTSSAAPQLKKRVVLEDVSNIKNENFNLNWKSAAGRQSSKQGRKNSLLKHENVATARSEESQVQENKRENGMEEMELLEESLETCSTICPKNAEPCEMIIAHRSLPAEDVKLCNKQENLPDRGIIDIDSKHKDPQMCSIYVVDIYNSLHAAELDRRPLLDYMEMLQQDITPGMRGVLIDWLVEVSEEYKLVPDTLYLTVDLIDRYLSENYIEKQNLQLLGVTCMLIASKYEEISAPCVEEFCFITDNTYKKKEVVKMESRVLNVLGFQISVPTTKKFLRRFIQAAQVFYKVPTVELEFLANFLAELTLFEYSFLKFLPSLIAASAVFLARWTLDQSEHPWNPTLEYYTRYKTAELKRAVLELQDLQLNTSGCLLNAIRDKFKQSKFKGVSTLRSVKPVQSLFT is encoded by the exons ATGAGGCATGCGGTTATAAATGACGAGAACGTGTCTTTCAACCTCAGAGAGCCCGCTGCACGAATCACACGAGCGAGGGCCAAAGTGTCGGGCTCATCAGAAGGATTACCTCCATTATATCCTTCTGCCAAACTAGATGGCAAACGGTTCCTGAGAAAAAACTTTAAAAGAGCAGCACCAGACAACAAAGAACCTGGAACAAGCTCAGCTGCCCCTCAGCTTAAGAAAAGAGTTGTTCTTGAGGATGTATCTAATATCAAGAATGAGAATTTTAACTTAAACTGGAAAAGTGCAGCCGGAAGACAG TCTAGCAAGCAGGGCAGAAAAAATTCCTTATTAAAACATGAAAATGTGGCTACCGCCCGCTCTGAAGAGTCTCAGGTTCAAGAGAACAAAAGAGAAAACGGGATGGAAGAAATGGAGTTATTGGAGGAATCACTAGAAACTTGTTCCACAATATGCCCGAAGAATGCTGAACCATGTGAAATGATAATTGCACATAGGTCTCTTCCAGCAG AAGATGTGAAGCTTTGCAACAAACAGGAAAACCTGCCCGATAGGGGCATTATTGATATAGATTCAAAGCACAAGGATCCACAGATGTGTAGCATATATGTTGTTGATATATATAACAGTTTGCATGCCGCTGAG CTTGATAGAAGACCTTTGCTTGATTATATGGAAATGCTGCAGCAAGACATCACCCCGGGAATGCGTGGTGTTTTGATTGATTGGCTTGTGGAG GTCTCTGAAGAATATAAGCTGGTCCCTGATACACTCTATCTGACTGTTGATCTTATAGACAGATATTTATCTGAGAATTATATTGAGAAACAAAATTTACAACTTCTTGGGGTAACCTGCATGTTAATTGCTTC GAAGTATGAAGAAATCAGTGCCCCTTGTGTGGAAGAGTTTTGCTTTATCACTGACAATACCTACAAAAAAAAAGAG GTAGTGAAAATGGAAAGTCGTGTTTTGAACGTTTTAGGTTTTCAAATATCTGTTCCCACCACAAAGAAGTTTCTTAG AAGGTTCATCCAAGCAGCGCAAGTTTTTTACAAG GTTCCTACTGTTGAACTGGAATTCTTGGCAAATTTTTTAGCAGAACTAACTCTATTTGAGTACAGTTTCCTTAAGTTTCTTCCTTCCCTTATTGCCGCATCTGCTGTATTTCTAGCCAGATGGACACTTGACCAATCTGAGCATCCATGG AATCCTACTCTGGAGTACTATACAAGGTACAAGACCGCTGAGCTGAAAAGAGCCGTACTAGAATTGCAGGACTTGCAACTAAACACCAGCGGCTGCTTACTTAACGCCATACGTGACAAATTTAAGCAATCAAAG TTCAAGGGTGTTTCAACACTCCGGTCAGTAAAACCCGTGCAATCACTCTTTACATGA
- the LOC140871738 gene encoding syntaxin-32-like isoform X1, whose amino-acid sequence MPVKSGNASIRDRTQEFLGIAERVKKSFASPNGPSSSGSKTEVQRSATATQSEFNRRASKIGFGIHQTSQKLSKLAKLAKRTSVFDDPTMEIQEITAVIKQDITALNSAVVDLQLLSNSRDASGNISSDTTTHSTTVVDDLKNRLMSTTKEFKDVLTMRTENLKVHENRRQLFSSSASKNATNPFVRQRPLVTKPAASTSATPPLPWADGTQSSSQLFPNRNQVDADTRPLLQQQQNQQQQQMVPLQDSYMQSRAEALQNVESTIHELGNIFNQLATLVSQQGEIAIRIDENMDDTVANVEGAQGALLKYLNSISSNRWLMIKIFFVLIFFLMIFLFFVA is encoded by the exons ATGCCGGTGAAGAGTGGGAATGCGTCGATTAGGGATCGGACGCAGGAGTTTTTGGGGATAGCGGAGAGGGTAAAGAAGTCATTTGCGTCACCGAATGGGCCGAGCAGCAGTGGGTCGAAGACCGAGGTACAGCGGTCTGCTACGGCTACGCAATCGGAATTCAATCGTAGAGCGTCGAAAATTGGGTTTGGAATCCACCAGACCTCACAGAAGCTATCGAAGCTGGCAAAAT TGGCAAAGAGAACTTCAGTTTTTGACGACCCCACGATGGAGATCCAGGAGATAACCGCAGTTATTAAGCAAGACATTACAGCACTTAATTCTGCTGTAGTGGACCTTCAGCTTCTTAGTAATTCACGTGATGCAAGTGGGAATATATCTAGTGACACCACAACCCATTCTACCACGGTAGTTGATGATTTGAAAAATCGATTAATGAGCACCACAAAGGAGTTCAAGGATGTTTTGACCATGCGTACCGAG AACTTGAAGGTTCATGAAAACAGAAGACAGTTGTTTTCTTCTTCTGCTTCCAAGAACGCCACGAACCCTTTCGTTCGCCAACGTCCTTTGGTCACGAAGCCCGCTGCCAGTACCTCAGCTACCCCTCCTCTACCATGGGCTGATGGGACACAGTCTTCATCTCAATTGTTCCCCAA CAGAAATCAAGTGGATGCGGACACTCGGCCACTACTGCAGCAGCAACAAAATCAACAGCAACAGCAGATGGTTCCATTACAAGACAGCTACATGCAGAGTAGAGCTGAGGCTCTTCAAAATGTGGAATCTACCATTCATGAGCTTGGCAATATCTTCAATCAGCTGGCTACTTTGGTTTCTCAGCAAGGAGAAATTGCTATCAG GATTGATGAAAACATGGATGACACCGTGGCCAACGTGGAAGGAGCTCAAGGAGCTCTGCTGAAGTATCTCAACAGCATCTCATCAAATAGGTGGCTGATGATCAAGATATTCTTTGTATTGATTTTCTTTCTCATGATATTCCTATTTTTTGTTGCGTGA
- the LOC140871935 gene encoding leucine-rich repeat extensin-like protein 7 has product MKNKILHIRASLYVVFTLLFLSPHLRASFDDHNHFHNHRRLLSYNGDPLAIQPWLWFENTRMKNAYIALQSWKESMISDPNNITADWVGSDVCNYTGVFCWPAPDDPFQRTVSGIDITHGDIAGHLPHELGLLYDIALFHVNSNRFCGTIPQSFLNLKLLFEIDLSNNRFSGKFPDLLLQLPILKYLDIRYNEFEGELPSKLFEKEFDAILVNNNKFSSSLPDNIGNSPVSVLVMANNKLEGCVPVSLGQMARTLQELILRNNGLSSCFPCEIGKLKNLTVLDLSRNRIMGPLPESIGDMTSLEQLNVAHNMMSGTISMRTCSLTNLVSFSFNHNFFWAEAPACLKSTKFEDRKNCLRGRPMQRSEVQCKKFLSQRVNCSSFNCGSSPPPAPSSPEPIYSPPPPVSPPPLPCPPPPAKSPPPPPLTYSPPPLFSPPPPPPPPPSPPNHPPLPPPSPPPPPGCVPTSPPPPGCVPMPPPPPPPPPGCVPMPPPPRLTD; this is encoded by the coding sequence ATGAAGAACAAGATTCTCCATATTCGTGCTTCCTTATACGTCGTCTTTACCCTTCTGTTCCTCTCACCTCATCTTCGTGCGAGTTTTGATGACCACAATCATTTTCACAACCATAGGCGGCTCTTGTCCTACAATGGGGACCCTCTAGCCATCCAGCCATGGCTATGGTTCGAGAACACAAGAATGAAGAATGCTTATATAGCACTGCAATCTTGGAAAGAATCCATGATATCTGATCCAAACAACATAACTGCGGATTGGGTTGGATCTGATGTGTGTAACTACACTGGTGTGTTCTGCTGGCCAGCACCTGATGACCCTTTTCAGCGTACGGTTTCTGGTATCGATATTACCCACGGTGACATTGCGGGGCACCTACCCCATGAACTCGGGCTGCTTTATGATATTGCCTTGTTTCATGTCAACTCGAACCGTTTTTGTGGTACCATTCCACagagtttcttgaatttgaaGCTACTTTTTGAGATAGATCTCAGTAACAACCGCTTCTCGGGTAAGTTTCCTGACCTTCTTCTCCAGTTGCCGATCCTGAAGTATCTTGACATTCGGTACAATGAATTTGAAGGCGAGCTCCCAAGTAAGCTATTTGAGAAAGAATTTGATGCCATTCTTGTAAACAACAATAAATTTTCTTCATCGCTACCTGATAATATTGGTAACTCCCCCGTCTCCGTCCTCGTTATGGCCAATAATAAGCTTGAGGGATGTGTACCAGTAAGTTTAGGCCAGATGGCAAGGACTCTGCAAGAACTTATTCTTAGAAACAACGGTCTTTCGTCATGTTTTCCATGCGAGATTGGAAAGCTGAAGAACTTGACTGTGCTAGATTTGAGCCGAAACCGAATAATGGGGCCGTTACCTGAAAGCATAGGAGATATGACGAGCTTGGAGCAACTGAATGTGGCCCATAACATGATGTCGGGGACAATTTCTATGAGGACATGTTCGCTCACAAATTTAGTAAGCTTTTCATTCAATCACAACTTTTTCTGGGCTGAGGCTCCGGCTTGCTTGAAATCAACTAAATTTGAAGACAGAAAGAACTGTTTAAGAGGAAGGCCGATGCAAAGATCAGAGGTCCAGTGTAAGAAGTTTTTGTCTCAGAGGGTCAATTGTAGCAGTTTCAACTGTGGTAGCTCTCCGCCACCAGCTCCATCATCTCCCGAACCAATTTATTCTCCACCGCCGCCTGTTTCTCCTCCACCGTTACCTTGCCCACCACCACCTGCAAAAAGCCCACCACCCCCACCCTTGACTTACTCACCTCCGCCCTTGTtttctccacctccacctccacctccacctccatcACCCCCTAACCATCCACCACTGCCACCACCATCGCCACCGCCACCGCCAGGTTGTGTACCAACATCTCCGCCTCCGCCAGGTTGTGTACCAATGCCTCCGCCTCCGCCTCCGCCTCCGCCAGGTTGTGTACCAATGCCTCCGCCTCCGCGATTAACTGATTAA
- the LOC140871738 gene encoding syntaxin-32-like isoform X2: MPVKSGNASIRDRTQEFLGIAERVKKSFASPNGPSSSGSKTEVQRSATATQSEFNRRASKIGFGIHQTSQKLSKLAKLAKRTSVFDDPTMEIQEITAVIKQDITALNSAVVDLQLLSNSRDASGNISSDTTTHSTTVVDDLKNRLMSTTKEFKDVLTMRTENLKVHENRRQLFSSSASKNATNPFVRQRPLVTKPAASTSATPPLPWADGTQSSSQLFPKNQVDADTRPLLQQQQNQQQQQMVPLQDSYMQSRAEALQNVESTIHELGNIFNQLATLVSQQGEIAIRIDENMDDTVANVEGAQGALLKYLNSISSNRWLMIKIFFVLIFFLMIFLFFVA; encoded by the exons ATGCCGGTGAAGAGTGGGAATGCGTCGATTAGGGATCGGACGCAGGAGTTTTTGGGGATAGCGGAGAGGGTAAAGAAGTCATTTGCGTCACCGAATGGGCCGAGCAGCAGTGGGTCGAAGACCGAGGTACAGCGGTCTGCTACGGCTACGCAATCGGAATTCAATCGTAGAGCGTCGAAAATTGGGTTTGGAATCCACCAGACCTCACAGAAGCTATCGAAGCTGGCAAAAT TGGCAAAGAGAACTTCAGTTTTTGACGACCCCACGATGGAGATCCAGGAGATAACCGCAGTTATTAAGCAAGACATTACAGCACTTAATTCTGCTGTAGTGGACCTTCAGCTTCTTAGTAATTCACGTGATGCAAGTGGGAATATATCTAGTGACACCACAACCCATTCTACCACGGTAGTTGATGATTTGAAAAATCGATTAATGAGCACCACAAAGGAGTTCAAGGATGTTTTGACCATGCGTACCGAG AACTTGAAGGTTCATGAAAACAGAAGACAGTTGTTTTCTTCTTCTGCTTCCAAGAACGCCACGAACCCTTTCGTTCGCCAACGTCCTTTGGTCACGAAGCCCGCTGCCAGTACCTCAGCTACCCCTCCTCTACCATGGGCTGATGGGACACAGTCTTCATCTCAATTGTTCCCCAA AAATCAAGTGGATGCGGACACTCGGCCACTACTGCAGCAGCAACAAAATCAACAGCAACAGCAGATGGTTCCATTACAAGACAGCTACATGCAGAGTAGAGCTGAGGCTCTTCAAAATGTGGAATCTACCATTCATGAGCTTGGCAATATCTTCAATCAGCTGGCTACTTTGGTTTCTCAGCAAGGAGAAATTGCTATCAG GATTGATGAAAACATGGATGACACCGTGGCCAACGTGGAAGGAGCTCAAGGAGCTCTGCTGAAGTATCTCAACAGCATCTCATCAAATAGGTGGCTGATGATCAAGATATTCTTTGTATTGATTTTCTTTCTCATGATATTCCTATTTTTTGTTGCGTGA
- the LOC140872361 gene encoding serine/threonine protein phosphatase 2A 57 kDa regulatory subunit B' kappa isoform-like, giving the protein MWKQILCKIPRKSQKHDRDSSRIPYGGSKISSPNLGSSLANAAKRASAAVFPASLIVGIEPLLAFKDVPSSEKMNLFISKLSLCCVVFDFTDPAKNIQEKELKQATLLELLDFVLQNPPKFSEPAILASFKMCSINLFRVFPPSYRSSQASSGENDGDDEPKFDPSWSHLQLVYDFLLKFLASASLEAKVAKKYIDCSFILRIIDLFDSEDPRERDCLKAILHRIYGKFMVHRPFIRKCVSNVFSRFVLETEKHNGIAELLEIFGSVITGFALPLKEEHKIFLLRALIPLHKPKSLAIYFSQLSFCVIQFIEKEPDLACSVILGLLKYWPVTNTQKEVMFLSELEEILEVINISEFQKIMVPLFCRIRHCINSYHFQVAERALFLWNNDQILNLIAHNRQVIFPVLFPALVFNTQNHWNQHVLNLTLNARKTLEEMDNMLASSCISSYNEEREKMNEQVEKRKKTWEHLEKVANLQPVSGNTAVLVT; this is encoded by the exons ATGTGGAAGCAAATCCTTTGCAAAATACCTCGGAAATCACAGAAACATGATCGAGATTCGTCAAGAATCCCATACGGGGGCTCTAAAATATCATCGCCCAATTTGGGTTCTTCCCTGGCCAATGCTGCCAAAAGGGCATCAGCTGCAGTCTTTCCAGCAAGTCTGATCGTGGGCATCGAGCCATTGCTCGCTTTTAAAGACGTCCCGAGCTCCGAAAAGATGAATCTTTTCATCAGTAAGTTGAGCTTGTGCTGTGTGGTGTTTGATTTTACTGACCCTGCGAAAAACATCCAAGAAAAGGAGCTCAAACAAGCCACATTGCTTGAGCTTCTCGATTTCGTATTGCAGAATCCTCCTAAATTCTCAGAACCAGCGATTTTAGCTTCGTTCAAGATGTGTTCCATTAATTTGTTCCGTGTTTTTCCGCCTAGCTACCGGTCGAGTCAAGCTAGTTCCGGTGAAAATGATGGTGATGATGAACCAAAATTTGATCCCTCTTGGTCACACTTGCAATTAGTCTATGATTTCTTGCTTAAGTTTCTGGCTTCTGCTTCTTTGGAAGCCAAAGTCGCGAAGAAATATATAGATTGCTCGTTTATTTTGCGAATCATCGACTTGTTTGATTCGGAGGATCCGAGGGAACGGGATTGTTTGAAAGCAATTCTGCATAGGATTTATGGGAAGTTTATGGTTCACCGTCCATTTATTAGGAAATGCGTAAGCAATGTGTTTAGCCGATTCGTGTTGGAGACCGAGAAGCATAACGGGATAGCCGAATTGCTGGAGATTTTTGGGAGTGTGATAACAGGATTTGCTCTGCCTTTAAAGGAGGAGCATAAGATATTTCTCTTAAGAGCATTGATTCCCCTCCACAAGCCAAAATCTTTGGCAATTTACTTCAGTCAGCTGTCGTTTTGTGTGATACAATTTATCGAAAAAGAGCCGGATCTGGCTTGTAGTGTGATTTTGGGGCTATTGAAATACTGGCCGGTTACAAACACCCAGAAGGAGGTGATGTTCTTGAGCGAGCTGGAGGAGATTTTGGAAGTCATTAACATCTCTGAGTTCCAAAAGATCATGGTTCCGTTGTTTTGCCGCATTCGACACTGCATAAATAGCTACCATTTTCAG GTAGCTGAACGGGCTCTGTTCCTATGGAACAACGACCAAATCCTCAACCTGATCGCTCACAACCGACAAGTAATATTCCCAGTGCTATTTCCAGCTCTTGTGTTCAACACACAAAACCACTGGAACCAACATGTCCTGAACCTAACCTTAAACGCACGGAAGACACTCGAAGAGATGGACAATATGTTGGCATCGTCTTGCATTTCCAGTTACAACGAGGAACGAGAGAAGATGAATGAGCAAGTTGAAAAGCGAAAGAAAACGTGGGAACATCTGGAAAAAGTTGCCAATCTTCAGCCGGTATCTGGAAACACTGCTGTTCTGGTAACTTGA